A DNA window from Vigna angularis cultivar LongXiaoDou No.4 chromosome 1, ASM1680809v1, whole genome shotgun sequence contains the following coding sequences:
- the LOC108342349 gene encoding MYB-like transcription factor 4 gives MRKPASDIKDLNKGAWSKQEDQKLIDYINKHGEVCWRTLPQAAGLLRCGKSCRLRWINYLRPDLKRGNFAEDEEDLIIKLHALLGNRWSLIAGRLPGRTDNEVKNYWNSHIKRKLISKGIDPNNHRLDHKVPFLQNPPMSEDASEPFGTKVVEKNKPCKSPRHVYGDVSDDASGEAQSSYALPDLNLDLSIAIPSESHTISQNNLKPFRQSYSSRKLPYDSPSTLLLFQ, from the exons ATGAGGAAACCTGCTTCTGATATCAAAGACTTGAACAAAGGAGCTTGGTCCAAACAAGAAGACCAAAAACTCATAGATTATATCAACAAACACGGTGAGGTTTGTTGGCGTACACTCCCTCAGGCTGCTG GTTTACTTCGGTGTGGCAAAAGTTGTAGACTGAGATGGATAAACTATCTAAGGCCAGACCTTAAAAGAGGCAACTTtgctgaagatgaagaagatctCATCATTAAGCTTCATGCGCTACTTGGCAACCG GTGGTCACTTATAGCAGGGAGATTGCCTGGTCGTACAGATAACGAAGTGAAGAACTATTGGAATTCTCATATAAAAAGAAAGCTAATTAGCAAAGGCATTGATCCAAATAATCATCGATTAGATCATAAAGTCCCTTTCCTTCAGAATCCACCCATGTCTGAAGATGCCTCAGAACCTTTTGGCACGAAAGTCGTTGAAAAGAACAAGCCATGTAAATCACCTCGTCATGTTTATGGTGATGTCTCAGACGATGCAAGTGGCGAGGCTCAGTCATCATATGCCCTTCCGGATTTAAACCTTGATCTCTCTATCGCCATTCCTTCAGAATCACACACTATTTCTCAAAACAATCTAAAACCCTTTCGTCAATCTTATTCATCCAGGAAACTGccttatgattctccttctacACTTCTTCTGTTTCAGTAA
- the LOC128194215 gene encoding uncharacterized protein LOC128194215 yields MGSNTYIIRKFRSYETLVPHSTNFVFFLSLNEEPSSLLASHHLLTKHWCLLTKCLCSAFSFSFLVLPSRSAFSLVWFCALSSRSSLLWLLKVTSSTVPSFGLIVFRTLCRFKPATVVVTSELPLGSGLGSSAAFCVALASTLLAYTDSVSLDLSHQGWLSFTEKDLEFVNKWGFEGEKIIHGKPSGIGNTVSAYELALPRRKVQAGNREKERKTAKEERGAEKEKILIMELLHKELEKEMARIPKANPCPFFDPTKTMIVRKLINWLNIQIYIKVQINWLSTIPRLTYLDNIFGSTNVW; encoded by the exons ATGGGCTCTAATACGTATATAATTC GTAAATTTAGGTCTTATGAAACCCTCGTCCCCCACTCAACTAACTTCGTTTTTTTCTTGTCCCTCAACGAAGAACCTTCTTCTCTTTTGGCCTCTCATCATTTGTTGACGAAGCATTGGTGTTTGTTGACGAAGTGTTTGTGTTCGGCCTTCTCTTTTAGTTTTCTCGTTCTGCCTTCTCGTTCAGCCTTCTCGTTGGTGTGGTTCTGTGCATTGAGCTCACGAAGTTCGTTGTTGTGGTTGCTTAAGGTGACGTCTTCAACGGTCCCTTCATTTG GTTTGATTGTGTTTCGCACTTTGTGTAGATTTAAGCCTGCTACTGTGGTTGTCACTTCTGAACTTCCTCTCGGTTCAGGATTGGGTTCCTCGGCTGCGTTTTGTGTGGCTCTGGCGTCGACCTTGTTGGCTTATACTGATTCTGTTTCTCTGGATTTGAGTCATCAAGGATGGCTCTCCTTTACAGAGAAGGATCTTGAGTTCGTAAATAAGTGGGGCTTTGAAGGGGAGAAGATCATTCATGGAAAGCCATCTGGAATTGGCAACACAGTAAGCGCGTATG AGCTTGCTCTACCACGGAGAAAGGTGCAAGCAGGAAACAGAGAGAAGGAAAGGAAAACTGCAAAAGAG GAAAGAGGTGCCGAGAAAGAGAAGATACTGATCATGGAACTTCTGCACAAAGAGTTGGAGAAGGAAATGGCAAGGATTCCCAAGGCTAATCCATGCCCTTTTTTTG ATCCCACCAAAACCATGATAGTTAGAAAGTTGATTAACTGGTTGAATATCCAAATTTATATAAAGGTCCAAATTAACTGGTTGAGCACGATACCACGCCTTACGTATCT GGACAACATATTTGGTAGTACTAACGTGTGGTAA
- the LOC108343471 gene encoding U-box domain-containing protein 11 codes for MAGELAGDHTPELLCLVHDIAGMCVGSSSAAPIATDAMFRKDCTDLVRRISLLTHLFEEIRELNNNNVVASASSSSSSSSAASWSSDLVFALQSARSLLSVARNFRSNCSSDGAAKTIVFQFQCVTWKLEKLLSDLPYDNLDISEEVKEQVDLVRTQLKRASEKYGFMISKMPSHELSKPLTEEISQVLSKSVGGLYKQHSCPENLSELDSISKSNGENNCSTNRLGSLLERARSIPASSEVLFLNESDPESQEVSETKSLPEVKRPEAIVIPEDFLCPISLELMRDPVIVATGQTYERSYIQRWIDCGNTTCPKTQQKLQHLTLTPNYVLRSLISQWCIEHNIEQPTGLTNGKIKKSDGSFRDVTGDIAAIEALMRKLSSRSVEERRAAVTEIRSLSKRSTDNRILIAEAGAIPVLVNLLTSEDVLTQDNAVTSILNLSIYENNKGLIMLAGAIPSIVQVLRAGTMEARENAAATLFSLSLADENKIIIGASGAIPALVELLQNGSPRGKKDAATALFNLCIYQGNKGRAIRAGIITALLKMLTDSSKSMVDEALTIMSVLASHQEAKIAIVKASTIPVLIDLLRTGLPRNKENAAAILLALCKRDADNLACISRLGAVIPLSELARTGTERAKRKATSLLEHLRKLQQL; via the exons ATGGCCGGCGAACTCGCCGGAGACCACACGCCAGAGCTCCTCTGTCTGGTCCACGACATCGCCGGAATGTGCGTCGGCTCCTCCTCTGCCGCACCCATTGCCACCGACGCCATGTTCCGCAAGGACTGTACCGATCTAGTTCGCCGGATCTCCCTCCTCACCCACTTGTTCGAGGAGATTAGAgaactcaacaacaacaatgttGTCGCTTCCGCTTCCtcgtcttcttcctcctcttccgcCGCATCTTGGTCCTCTGATCTTGTCTTCGCTCTTCAGTCTGCAAGAAGTTTGCTTTCCGTGGCCAGAAACTTCCGTTCCAATTGCTCCTCT GATGGAGCTGCAAAGACCATTGTCTTCCAATTTCAGTGTGTGACGTGGAAATTGGAGAAACTGTTGAGTGATTTGCCGTATGACAATTTGGACATCTCAGAGGAAGTCAAAGAACAG GTGGATTTGGTAAGAACGCAATTGAAACGAGCCTCAGAAAAATATGGGTTTATGATTTCAAAGATGCCATCTCATGAATTATCCAAGCCTCTGACTGAAGAAATTAGTCAGGTTCTTTCCAAATCTGTGGGTGGATTATACAAACAACATAGCTGTCCTGAAAATTTATCAGAACTAGACAGCATTTCTAAAAGCAATGGAGAGAATAATTGCAGCACAAATCGGCTTGGATCTCTCTTGGAAAGAGCAAGGAGCATCCCTGCATCTTCTGAAGTTCTCTTTTTGAATGAATCTGATCCTGAAAGTCAAGAAGTTTCTGAGACAAAAAGTCTACCTGAGGTTAAAAGGCCTGAAGCAATTGTGATTCCTGAAGATTTTCTTTGCCCTATATCCTTGGAACTAATGAGGGATCCTGTTATTGTGGCGACGGGTCAG ACGTATGAGAGATCTTATATACAGAGATGGATAGATTGTGGAAATACAACGTGTCCGAAAACTCAGCAGAAGCTCCAACATTTGACACTCACACCAAATTATGTTTTAAGGAGCCTTATTTCTCAGTGGTGTATAGAGCACAACATCGAGCAGCCAACAGGACTAACTAATGGGAAAATAAAGAAGAGTGACGGGTCATTCAGAGACGTTACGGGTGACATAGCAGCAATTGAAGCTCTGATGCGGAAGCTCTCCAGCCGGTCTGTTGAGGAGCGTAGAGCGGCTGTTACTGAAATTCGATCGCTATCCAAACGAAGTACTGACAATAGGATACTAATTGCTGAAGCTGGAGCCATTCCAGTTCTAGTCAACCTTCTAACATCAGAAGATGTATTGACGCAAGACAATGCTGTTACTTCAATTTTAAACCTTTCCATTTATGAAAATAACAAAGGACTTATAATGCTTGCTGGTGCCATTCCATCCATTGTCCAAGTCCTCCGTGCTGGAACCATGGAAGCAAGAGAAAATGCAGCAGCAACCCTCTTCAGCTTGTCACTTGCAGATgagaacaaaattataattggCGCTTCAGGAGCCATACCCGCTTTGGTAGAATTGCTCCAAAACGGGAGTCCTAGAGGAAAGAAGGATGCTGCAACAGCATTATTCAATTTATGCATTTACCAAGGAAACAAGGGCAGGGCCATTCGGGCAGGGATCATCACAGCATTGTTGAAAATGCTTACAGATTCAAGCAAATCAATGGTTGATGAAGCCCTAACAATAATGTCAGTTCTTGCCAGCCACCAAGAGGCAAAAATTGCTATAGTAAAAGCCAGCACTATACCAGTTTTGATCGATCTTTTGAGGACCGGATTGCCTCGCAATAAAGAGAATGCAGCTGCTATTCTTCTCGCCTTGTGCAAGAGGGATGCCGACAATCTTGCTTGTATAAGTAGACTTGGTGCCGTCATACCTCTCTCTGAACTTGCTCGAACTGGTACAGAGAGGGCCAAACGGAAGGCTACTTCATTACTGGAGCATCTTCGTAAGTTGCAGCAACTTTAA